One Armatimonadota bacterium genomic window carries:
- a CDS encoding FtsX-like permease family protein yields MVEELREALSNIRENWKRALLTSSGVMAATIATVLLASIAIGVRKDFTDQVEDIGVNTIIVIPAKISGGFPNINLGGASYLKERDAENLRGLEGVQKVACWTFVGGGANYKDRLASSFLVATTPEWFQIKKFDLSAGRLLMPVDDDKMVCVIGSLAKQSLFPTEDAVGKAIKINGKQYEVVGVTHDQSQESSLMSFGSFQNLIYIPYAGLHKAEPASQTDRILVQLDPRIEPEKVLNAMRATLRKNLDDDQFDLLTQKDLLKVVYRFTDILQWLLVGLTGISLFIGGIGIMNVMLLSVGERTSEIGIRKATGANRGAIFRLFMTESVLISLFGVMVGLGFSFLVCRLLDRFSPIHPIVTVLTVLGTIGSGLLTGMFFGILPAARAAKMDPVKAIQNLN; encoded by the coding sequence ATGGTCGAAGAGTTACGCGAGGCACTTTCCAATATCCGCGAAAATTGGAAACGTGCGCTGCTGACTTCAAGCGGAGTGATGGCCGCGACGATCGCCACCGTTTTGTTGGCCAGCATCGCCATCGGCGTTCGGAAAGACTTCACCGACCAAGTCGAAGATATCGGCGTTAATACGATCATCGTCATCCCGGCCAAGATTAGTGGCGGGTTTCCCAATATCAATCTGGGCGGCGCGAGCTACCTGAAGGAACGCGACGCGGAGAATCTGCGAGGGCTCGAAGGGGTTCAGAAGGTTGCGTGTTGGACGTTTGTGGGCGGCGGGGCTAACTACAAGGACCGTTTGGCGTCGAGTTTCCTGGTTGCGACCACGCCGGAATGGTTTCAGATCAAGAAATTCGACCTCTCGGCGGGCCGCCTGCTGATGCCGGTCGACGACGATAAGATGGTCTGCGTCATCGGTTCCCTTGCCAAACAAAGCCTCTTCCCTACCGAGGACGCAGTGGGCAAGGCGATCAAGATCAACGGCAAGCAGTACGAGGTCGTGGGCGTCACCCACGATCAATCGCAAGAATCCAGCTTGATGTCGTTCGGCAGTTTCCAAAACCTCATCTACATTCCCTATGCTGGACTTCATAAAGCGGAGCCCGCGAGCCAAACCGACCGCATACTGGTTCAACTCGATCCTCGTATTGAACCAGAAAAGGTTCTGAACGCCATGCGTGCCACCCTTCGGAAGAACCTGGATGACGACCAATTCGATCTTCTCACCCAAAAGGATTTGCTGAAAGTGGTCTACCGATTTACCGACATCCTGCAATGGCTGTTGGTGGGCCTTACCGGCATTTCGCTGTTCATCGGCGGCATCGGGATCATGAATGTGATGCTGTTGAGCGTGGGCGAGCGAACTTCGGAGATAGGGATTCGAAAAGCGACAGGGGCGAATCGTGGCGCAATCTTTCGGCTCTTCATGACCGAGAGCGTCCTCATCAGCCTCTTTGGAGTGATGGTTGGGCTCGGATTCAGTTTTCTGGTCTGTCGGCTGTTGGATCGGTTCAGCCCAATTCATCCGATTGTGACGGTGTTGACGGTGCTAGGGACGATCGGATCTGGACTACTGACAGGGATGTTCTTCGGCATCCTTCCCGCCGCTCGTGCGGCGAAGATGGACCCGGTCAAGGCGATCCAGAACCTAAACTAA